The genomic window CCACGGACGAGGACCTGAATTTGGTTTTGATTGTTGCCATAGTGCAGTCATTTTGAATTAGGATTGTCCAGTTGCTTCCTGATTTCCTGTGCCTCCCTGAACAGCCGGTGCGCCAGACTGTCCTTGTAGGCCGCCATTTCATGGTTACGGATGCGGTTCCTGACCGAGTCCTCAAAAGCGGTCACCAGCCTTTCCACACGCCGGATCTTTTCCTCGTCTCGCTCGATGGTGAAATGCTTCTCAAGGAAGGCGATGTCGGGATCATCTCCCGGCAGGCAGATCCTGATGGCTCGGTATTTCAAATCGGCATCCTTCAAAAGCCGGTTCGTGCGGTACTGGTTGCAGTTGGCCCAGACGGAAACGACCAGTGCCAGGATCAGTGCTGAAGCTGTCGTTACCACCGCCTTGGATGCGCTTTCCAGACGGTAGGTCACCAGTTTGTGCTCCGGTTCCTTTTTTAACAGGACCATTCTCTCATCCAGCCGTCTTACCGTTTCCTTTACCGCCTGGCTGTCCTGCCGCAGGCAGTCCCTTGTCTTTTCCATTTCCCCGGCAAACGTTTCGGCAGACAACGGCCTGCCTTCCGACAACCGGGCGGTATGGCTACGTACCGCTGCTATTTCCGAACTGTTTTTCTCCACTGCGGATTGCAGGCGTTCCAGACGGATTTTCAGTTCCGCAATCCCTTCCGGGGAAATGGTCCGGTTTTCAACTGTGGGGCTTGTGCCTTCCACGGGCAGCGCCTCCACTTTCTTCTCGATCCTTTCAAGGCATCCGTAGATGCCTTCCAGATAGTTTTCCTGTTTCATCTTTCAAAGTTTTTTCGTTATACATACTAGTTTACAAACTCCTTCCTTTCCTGCGCTTCTTCTTTTTCCGCAGGCGTTCCGCCTCTTTCTCGTCCTCCGTCGGTGCCACCGACGGCATGAACACGCCACCCGTACCGGTGACTTCGACCAGGTTATCAATAATAGAACCATGACTTTGTTCATGGTACGGTTGCTTTTGGGAAACGTCATTTTCCAGGGACGTGACATGGTTATGCTCCAATGCCGCATCCAGCCTTGACCAGCAGAAACTGCGGTCAATCTCACTTCCCTTGAATGACAGACCGTCCTTTATAAAGCGGATGCCCTGCACCTCACTGGTATTTCCCTTGTACTTGAATTCCATTTCCACGCCCATTTTTAAGAGCTTATTTTGAAATTCCTTCCATGTATTTGCACTTCTCAAAGCTTCCTTAACCGCACGATATATCTCGTATTTCACCCTTTCGGAAGCGTGCAGTTTTTCCGTTTTAACGGCCTGTTTGCCTTCGGAATAGGTGAGCGAATACTTCTCCTTGAGCATTTTCGTCACCCTCTCGTTGCGCCTGAAATCGTTGCTGTCGGAAATCACCTTCCCGTCGAAGTCCACCCGGTTGAAGACGATGTGGCAGTGCGGGTTGTCCGTCCCGTGATGCCTCACCACGATGAACTGCGTGTTCCGTATCCCCATCAGCTCCAGGTATTCCTCCGCCACCCTTGCCATAAAGGCATCGGTCAGCTTCGGTGCGTCCTCCGGCTTGAAGCTGAGCGCGATGTGCCCCACCGGCTTCGTCACGTCCGGATTCAGCAGGCATTGCCACCGGAAACTTCGCGCCATCTCTTCTGCCGTTCCCAGCAGCACGCCTTCCGAGGCGATGATTTTCGCGTCGTCCTTCTGCGTCACGTAGCGTATGCAGCCGCCGAACGAGCGGCCTTTTTTGATCTTTCCTATCATGAGGCTATCCACCTTTAGGCCTGTAATCGTCCATGATCCGCTTCAGCTTTCCCAGCAGCCCGTCTATCAGCAGCCTTGTCCTGTAAAAGCCTGTCTGGTGCGAGAGCTTTGTCAGCTGGTTCAGGTTGTTCGCCATTCCCGCCAGGCTGCGCAGCAGCGCGTTCTCTTCAGGCGTATGCCTTGCCGTAACGGTGGCCGCCAGTGCCGCCTCCCTGATATAGACCGCCAGACTCCGGCCGGACTTCCCTGCCCTGAACCTGAGAGCCTCGTAGCTGACGGGGGAGAACTTCACTGTCACTCCCTTGGTCAGCTTCCGCGTCCTGCCCAGTGCCGGACGGCCGCGTTTTTTCTTCATCCCATTCATATCCTTTGTCATATGTTTTTTCTTTTTCGTCCGTACTTCTTTCATTCCAAAATCTGCGACCGGCGGGAGTGGATTTGCCCTCCCTGCAACCGCCGGGCGCGGGGGAGCAAGGGTTTTCGGGAATCCGGAAACATAACCTTGCTATTACTTTGCAGTAATAATGACCGGTTTCCATTACATGTCAACCGATCACGACACATAGCCGTG from Parabacteroides distasonis ATCC 8503 includes these protein-coding regions:
- a CDS encoding plasmid mobilization protein translates to MTKDMNGMKKKRGRPALGRTRKLTKGVTVKFSPVSYEALRFRAGKSGRSLAVYIREAALAATVTARHTPEENALLRSLAGMANNLNQLTKLSHQTGFYRTRLLIDGLLGKLKRIMDDYRPKGG
- a CDS encoding relaxase/mobilization nuclease domain-containing protein: MIGKIKKGRSFGGCIRYVTQKDDAKIIASEGVLLGTAEEMARSFRWQCLLNPDVTKPVGHIALSFKPEDAPKLTDAFMARVAEEYLELMGIRNTQFIVVRHHGTDNPHCHIVFNRVDFDGKVISDSNDFRRNERVTKMLKEKYSLTYSEGKQAVKTEKLHASERVKYEIYRAVKEALRSANTWKEFQNKLLKMGVEMEFKYKGNTSEVQGIRFIKDGLSFKGSEIDRSFCWSRLDAALEHNHVTSLENDVSQKQPYHEQSHGSIIDNLVEVTGTGGVFMPSVAPTEDEKEAERLRKKKKRRKGRSL